CGCCAGATAGAGCTTCTACAAAGTATTGTTGATAACCCTAATTCAGCTCAAACGCAGCGTCAGGAGGCACAGAAAAAAATCCTGACCATAACTACCACTTTGGAACAGGAAATAAAGTTGGAGAACCTGATTAAGGCAAAAGGATACCAAGAGGCAGTTTTATTTATTCAGCCCACCTCGGTGATTGTAATTGTACAAGCAAGCAATTTCGGACCCAACGATGCAACCAAAATTGCGGATCTCGTTTCGAAGACAACTGGCCATGACATGGAACAAATCACAGTGATCCCAAAGGTCTAGGCTATCCTAGGCCCTTTTTATTTTATAAATTAATTTTTTGTACTACAGAAAATTTAATTATTATGTATACTTGCTGTAAAAATCTTGCTATACCTAGGAATAATTTAATATAATAGACTGGATCATGCGGGTCTTGATGAGCAGTTAGCGTACATAAGACCTTGTTAAAGGGGGAACGAATGATGCACCAAGTAAAGATAACCGACACAACTTTAAGGGATGCCCACCAGAGCCTATGGGCTACCAGAATGCATACAGAAGATATGATCCCCATTGCTGAAAGACTCGATAATGCTGGTTACCATTCGTTGGAGGTTTGGGGTGGGGCAACCTTTGACGTCTGTCTGCGTTATTTAGGAGAAGATCCCTGGGAAAGACTTCGCATTTTAAAACGGTATATCAAAAAAACACCGTTGCAAATGTTGTTAAGAGGTCAATCCATTGTCGGTTATCAACATTACCCTGATGATGTGGTAGATGCATTTATTACCAGGGCAGTCGCCAACGGTATTGACATAATCCGGATTTTTGATGCCTTAAATGACTTGAGGAACATGGAAGTTCCCATCAAAATCGCAAAAAGGGAAGGAGCCCACGTGCAGGGTTCTGTGGTTTATACTATCAGCCCGGTACATACTATGGAGCATTACCTGGATACTGCAATTGAGCTTGAGAATATGGGCGTTGACTCCATCTGTATCAAGGATATGGCGGGGTTACTTGCGCCCTTTAAGGCCTATGAATTGGTAAAGCTTTTCAAGGAAAATTTGCATGTACCTATTCAACTG
This region of Zhaonella formicivorans genomic DNA includes:
- a CDS encoding SpoIIIAH-like family protein translates to MTFVTNKRTIGGILLVLAAIFVYLGYSEGHQGVKEQRASMLPGEEAYLVDSVTVSPEESSQINVEQSSVPKLDDRLDDLTGEEFFVEYRLERDRTRSRQIELLQSIVDNPNSAQTQRQEAQKKILTITTTLEQEIKLENLIKAKGYQEAVLFIQPTSVIVIVQASNFGPNDATKIADLVSKTTGHDMEQITVIPKV